Part of the Zingiber officinale cultivar Zhangliang chromosome 8A, Zo_v1.1, whole genome shotgun sequence genome, GGTTCACCTGGCTACTATGATCCATCAAGTTTTGCACGGCCTTCTTCAAGGAATGCAGCTGCAGCTGCTGTTAAAAAGGTAGAGAGTAATGGGTTTGTTGTTGCACCTGATGGAACCTTAGTGAAGGCAGGTGGTGCTACATCTGCTGGCCGTGTGACCAAAAAACCTGTTAATGGGTCTTTGCAAAGCACACATCCGTCTAGGTGGGGGCTACAAGCTGAGAGAGATCATCCATGCGGGGAACAAAGAAGACTCCAAAACTCAAGGGATGTAAGCCCTGATAGGCACTTCACTATTGGGAGGGGGCAGACTGGTAGATATGTTCGTGAACTAGACAGTGATCAGTATGGAAGATCTATTCCTCATGTCAGAACAGAATCATCCCTATCAGGGCACCGTTTGTCCACAAGAGATCGAAGTTACTCTCCTAACAGAAGGTCTCTTCGTCTTTCTCATCCTCACATCAGATCTCGTTCTAGATCTAGAACTCGTTCACCGTTACGTTGCACATCTCCTAGGGGAAGACATGATATAGGGGTGAACAATGTCCCTGGTTTCCGCAGGCATAGGAGATCTCCAGTAACGAGAATGGACAGAATGAGGTCACCCAATACCAGGGATAGTTCAGAGGAGCGGATGATTTTTTATGACTCGGTGTCTACAGCCCTTACGTCCCCTTCATATTCTACAAGATGGATCGATGGAAGGAAGGAATCACCCAATCATCTAAAGGAGCATAGCTATAAGAGAAGCTCTGGTAGGAGCCCACCTATGAGTGTGTATAATGATCATAGGCTTGGTTCCTTGGAATCACATGGAAGATCAAAGCCCAGTGATTATTTTCACTCTCTTCAGTCGAGCAGAAATGCTGACTTCAGCAGGGGATACAAGTATGATAATAGTGATGATAGAAGGGGACAGGATGGTAGAGACAACTATCTTCGTTCTGCGAGACAATATGATAACAACAAGAAGCGAATAAGGTAGTTTGTTTAGGAGGGTTTCAAGATAATGATTTTTATGGAAATTTTAGAGGTTTCATCAACTAGGGAATCGAGTTCTGGAGAAGCATAAATCATTTATGTACGACAGTAGTGCATATCGTACCATGTGCATTTGGCTTCTGCTCGTGTGGACACCACCACATTaatactttttttttccttttttggtaAAGGCGCCAAAAAGTTGCTTCTTCATTTGTCCACCTTGTAAAACCATTACCTCAGATGAAATTTCCAATTTTGGGATCAAAGCGCTGaccttgtttttctttcctttttttttcataaattatgTTAGACCATTTTGGTGGGTTGTACTCCCTTTATGATCTCACTGAAATATGATTAATTATTGAAATTGCAGTTTGCCTTTGGCATTTCATGTGCATTGGCAGTTTAAGCACATTTGAACACTTAATTCAGCTGCATTGCTGTTGGGTTTTATTTGTACTTTGCAACTTTGTGATCAGTTCTGCAAAAACTACTACCAGGTATGTCTTCCATTGTATTAGGAACATACATTTTTGTCTATGCCGACTTGATAATTTGTGTAGGGCCTTTGAATTTCGGCGTACTCTTAAATGCGATTTCGTTTTGGCTAGAAATTAAAATCCTTGTCTTAGATTTGTCTTTTATTTATGTGCTAATAAGTTGACTGACTCAAAAATCTGGCTGGGCCTACTAGTGTCCAATCTTACTCAAAAACTAGGCACGACCCAGTGCAGCACGGCCCACAGTGTTCAAGTGTTACGATCGACGCCACTAAGCTGAAGGCATTTTCATCATCGGGCAAGGGCCAAGATGAAGAACTTGATTTGAATTATCAAATGCTCAATTTGGCAGCGTCAGATATAAATGGGCCAAGATGAAGAACTTGATTTGAATTATCAAAAGCCCAATTTTGGAGGGTCAGAATAAATGGGCCTAGATgtagaacttgatttcaattatCAAAAGCCCAATTTGGCAGGGTCAGATATAAATGGGCCAAGATGAAGAACTTAATGAGCCACGTTGTAACCTCCCTCTCTATCCTATCGCAACTTCGCTCTGTGCGCTCGCTCCTCCATGGCAGCAGCCATGGCCGCCTCTCTTCCCCTCTCGGCCTACGCTTCTCCTTCACCCACCAATTCGCGAAGGagcctctcctcctccttcctccctcCCCTTTTCGCCATTTCCCCCTCTTCTTCCTCGTTTTCGCCGTCCTTACGCTCTCGGCGGCCGCCCCTCCCCGTGAGGGCGATGGCTCCGCCCAAGCCTTCGGGGAAAGCCAAGAAAGGTTAAAGAACTattcttgatcaaattttttgtATTGTCCTGGACCATCTATCGGTTACTTGGTTTTCTGGCAGTGGTGGGCATCATAAAGCTAGCCCTGGAGGCGGCCAAGGCGACTCCCGCGCCGCCAGTGGGGCCTGCGCTCGGTTCCAAGGGCGTCAACATCATGGCTTTCTGTAAGGAGTATAATGCCAAGACCGCCGACAAGGCTGGCTACGTCATCCCCGTCGAAATCACCGTCTTCGATGTGAGCAATTCCAATTTGGTGCTCTTGGTTTGATTTGAATTGAACTTCGGAAATTGTGTGTTTTCGTGTGAATTTTTAGTTTAAGTGTTCTAAAATAACAATCACGCATCTTTGAATTAGATAGCTATATTGAACAAATCTCTCTTTAACAGGACAAAAGCTTTACCTTTATTTTGAAGACTCCACCGGCTTCAGTTCTGCTCCTCAAAGCTGCAGGTGAGCACAATTTAGCAGCTGctgtttttttaattatttttattttattgtctTCTCTAAATCATTCCAATTAGTTGAAATCCTCAACCCTAACTGTTAGTTGCTACGAATCCTATCACAAATTTCTTTCCCTATCAGTATCTGGTTTGATTATTCTGATGTTGTGTTCCTCAGCTAGAAATTTCATCTTACAGATACTTAGTTATACTCCATCCATGTGTGAGATGCaaattaaattggacaaatatgCTAAATCAAGTCTACTGTGACTATGTTTGGTAGGAAAAATGGAAGGATGAAGGGAATGAGATTGCAATTGAATTATAACTGAAGTCATTCCCTTGTCTGCTCTTCTTAATCTAATGGTATGATAAGAAGAATGATTTGTTTTATGTTATTTATGTTTTGTCCATTAGAACCATTTGTTCAATTTGACCTGCAATGGTCCTTCCATCTCACCATCAGGTCTATCCAATTCGTCTAGTCCACTTTGCCTATCTTACCATTTTTCCCTCTCGACATGCTTGTTCTGTTCAGCCTATCTGGTTTTTCTAGTCTACTCAGCCTGTCTAGCCCCTCCTGTAGGCTAGTCTACTCAACCTAAAAATGACAAGTAATATATTTAGTAACCGTGAATTGAATACTCCACCTTTAAACCATGGAGTGGAACGTCTCATTCCTTTGAATGATTATTCCTTCCTAATTTTCCATTTAAACATTGAAATTGAATCATAAAGAGAATGAATTATTCTTATTCTATTCCACCATACCAAACGTTGCCTAAATATTATTATTTCCCTATTGATGATTTGTACATTATGATTTACTGCTATTTGTAGTTTAATTATTGTGTCTGATTTCCTATCTAGTTGTTATGTTTCCTTGTcattttgatatttgatgcttTTGCCTTCTCTAAATAAATCAATCACTACATTATTCATAGGGCAAGTTATCACTATATTAACATTTATGCAGTTCTATAActctgcatttttttttttaaaaaaaaatatgatcttttttcagttggatcagttTCAATATACTATGAAATCTCCGTTCATCTCAAGTTCCAAAATTTTAACAGTAATTCTTATGTTTCTATAGAAACTAATAGGGCAGGTTTTACAAACACTAAACACTGGAGATTTAATtagatataatttatttaattaaaaatactgCTACTCTTTGAATGTAGTTTAGATTTTCTGCCTGAAGTTCTTAGGTAGTCTAATTGAAAAGAAGAAAATAGCTCTACTTAAACAATTAGTGAAAATAAATATGGATGGAAAACCTGTTAGTTGTATGGTTATGTATGTCTATATTGGCATTCAACTACCATCAATTTTCTTCTCTATGGTAATGAAAAATACAGCGGGGGGAAAAATCGGTCTACTTGTTCATgctttttttcttaatttctagGAATCGAAAAGGGTTCCAAAGATCCACAGCAGGAGAAGGTGGGAAAGGTAACCATTGAGCAGCTGCGTGCAATTGCAACAGAGAAGTTACCAGACTTGAATTGCACCAGCATTGAGTCGGCTATGAGAATCATCGCAGGGACTGCTGCTAATATGGGCATCGAAGTTGATCCACCAGTTCTGGAACCTAAAAAGAAGGCAGCAATCTAACTCATGTATTTTGTGttattcctttttcttcttctttgatgGTAGATCCACCTGAGCAGGTCACTACAGTTTTGTACTAGACTTCCTATTGATTCTGAGGACTTGACTTTATTTTGCTCATGAAATTACTGGTTCAAGCATAGCATGTATGCCTCCGTTTGTATTTGTATGTACGATATAAAGGTTTGCTTGTGATGTGGGGGAAAAGATAAAGCCTCCACGTGTTCTATCCAAGTAAAGATATTTTACCTATATGGATAGAAAAGTTAAAGCTGGACCAATCGGAATAAAGAATATCTGGTGTCGACCGAGATGAATATCGCTCTGACAGGGCTGGCTGTCCaagtattcggtcgaccgaactggtTGTCCAAGCTGACTATTCGAGTACCCAATTCACCGGGCTGACTATTCGAGTACCCAATTCACCGGGCTGACTATTCGAGTACCCAATTGACCGGGATGAGGGTCATTTGGACGGCGGTGGGTAAATTTCCAAGTTGGCTGTCGAAGTACTCTACTGATCAAGGCTTAGAGGACTCTATCGTATAGCATTCGTAGGTGAAAGATGAAGCGACAGAGGTATTAATAATCGACAGATGTTGAAGATAATTATTATAGGTATTTATGATAAAACAATAATGAACACATAAAATAAGAAAATAGTAAAAGACATGTATAATAAAGGGAAGAAGAAATAAAGAGGAAACATGTCCATCTATATTTGTTATGATACCATTGAATATAAAGAAGTCAAGATAAGGATACCTCCTATTAacaattaatattattaaatagaAGAAGATggaaagtcatcaagaaaaatataaaaaaatatattaagtaTGAAAAAAACAAGATTCATCTCCATCTCTAAACTCTATTATTTTAATTCCTCTTCCTGCTTCTGACTTAAGTGTTGACTTAAGTGTTAGAGTGTAAACATCATATCACTCCTGGCGTCTTTGTTTACAGATATTTCCAAAAGCTATGATCCCTCATTTTCTGGGCAATGATGATCAAAACTTGAGCCATCTCATCGATGAGTCATCCTAAACATCTTGTAGCAGGAACAGCTTGGATGCCAATTGtttgcaaataaaatatttagaagGTTGGATGGTTGAGAGCCTTAGCTTCTCTTCCTAAATAGGAATAATTCCATAGActaccataaaaaaaaaatagatttgataAATAGGATGGGAAAAAAAGGGTGAAGCTGTCACTTTAACAATCCCTTTAGGATAGTCCTTTACATGAAAAAGATCAAGCACCTAGTTAAGAGTATAAATGAGTCAAGACGTTCATGAGCTATTCAGGCCTCGACTTGTAAAAAAATTCGTTCGATTAAGTTAACAAGCCAAGTTTGAGCCTGATTTCAAACTCAAAAATATTATCGAACGAGCTCGAGCTTAATAATATTTCGTTTGTGAGTTCACAAACATATTATTTAGAGGCTCACCAACATGTTCATTTAGAGGCTCACGAAAGACTTGCGAATATGTTTATTAAAAGACTCTTAATTAaaggtcacataaataataaatataataatatattattaattattataactAATTATCTTAAATGAACCCGAATTAAactcatttaatttttaaatgaactttttttttttttgaaactcaaACTTTTTTTATTAtgagccgagctcaagcttaCGGACTAAAATTCGAATCGAAGTCAAACCAAGCTTTGGGATAATAAACCCAATCTAAACTCAAGTCTCTTATTATATGACTCAACTTGATTCGTTTACAGCCCCCACCTAGCGAGGCAGTactagttgaaaattaattttccaagtCTATTAAAGCGACCATCACCCATACGGCCAACGCATGGGGGCAATTTGGTACATATGATACTTAAGACACTTGGTTGTTTGGTAAAGTCACtagtaatttatttttcaaaagaggTATGATTTTTCCAAAGAGGTATATGTTTATATATACATGGGAGTAGTTTATTTATAAGAAATActcttcagattttttttttctatttggatttcttattaaaatttagtgATTTTTTAATGTTCGATagacaaaaaaatatataaaaaatcacCTCATTTACATCACCAGCCAACAGACGAATAATTCTTCCAGTGTTGCTTATttacagaaatatatatatatatacatttcaGTTTTCCTTTGGAAGCCATGACTTGGGATTAATAGTATACACAATGATATCCCACCTATGAATTCCGAAACAAAAATCAAAGAGTTTCAAGTATTGCTATGCGAGTTTTCTCCATTTGGATGTCAGATCAGAATATGCTTTGTCAAACCAAAGCAACTTCGGATATCATTTTGTTAGTAAATACTACTTACAAGGAGCCAAATAATCCCCAGACACGCCTATCACTTGCTGCAAAGAACTAATGGTTTTGCCTGGAAACACTATCTGCCATTTGAGATTTATTCAGGCGAGTTCTCAAATTTGACACATACCTGCATAGACGTTGCCGATCGGAAGATGACAGAGAGAATGGTGGGTTCAATGGTAACTGTGTGGCTTCGACCATGACGAATGTCAGATAAGTAATAGCTTTAGAATAAGATGCTGCTGCTTTACTCAATTGCCCCATAAGCTCTTCCACCTGAAAACAAGAGTGTTTTCATCTATCATACGAAAAAgccaaaaaagagaaaaaaacagAGAGACCATCAAACTGTACAACTCTACATACCTTTATCTAACAGCTAGATAAAGCAGATGCTTCAAATTCAATAGTTTGTTATTCTTAGGTACCTAGGGGGCGCTTACAAATTTCTTTATAGGTCAATCTATTTGTTGATACGCTTTAACAACAGATACGAAGGTCGTATGATTCACTCAAACTTATATTAGGTTCCTGTACTCTACATACCTTTTGTAATGCCCATTGAGAAACAGATACCTTATAATTTCAACATAGGCCACATGACTTTTGTAATTCTGGTTGGACTCCTGTTAATACTTTTTGTGCTTAACTAATCAATTCAATGATTGGTTACTGTAAGGTACCAATGGAGCATCTTCAGACTTCTTTATAGAGCAACAATCTAGTTGTTGATACTCGACAATATACAATTTACTGAAATTTATATTAAGTTCCTACAGTACATATTAGTTATCAgacaaacaaaaaacaaaaaaaaaatccatacaaTTTAGATACACTAAAATATTTACTAGCAAAATACATTAAAATATTTGCTTAGGTAGACAAAATTCCAGTCTGAGATTGATATTTCCATACAGTTTTTATTGCATCAATTACCACCTTGCACTTTTGAATATTTCAACTTGTTTTCTGGTTCTTAACAACagcatataatatttttttaaacaattgatgaaatattattttatatgccAACTCATTAAGATATTGAATCTCAAAGACTATGGATTTGGGACAAAAATGTAAGTATAATTCCTAAATTAATCAATAGGCCCAGTAGCactatatataattattatttttttaattagcatCAGGACCTAATATCGTATTTCTTAAATATTGGGTGCCATGTAATACTCGCAATCTGCAATATTATTATAGGTGAGGGTGAGATGCATCATCAAAAGATAGAACAACAAAGAGAAGCAAGTAGTCACTTACAGCTCCATTTTTCCCAACTGTTAAAGCCATCTGGAATATAATTTCCATTGCATCTGGCATCTCTGCTTCACCTGAAAGGCACAAAGACTATTTAACAAAGGCTGTGGAACATAAAATCAGCTGCAATATAAGgcaggaacaaaccatcagaatgtTGGATAATATTAGATAACTTTTCTGCTCGATCGTATGCAATAAGAAATCCGTTCTCAGCCCAAGAGAAAACTTGTAATGGATTTGTGAAACCCAATTCTTCTAAAATATTTTGAGAGATGCCATCCCTTTGATGATGTTGCTGGTTGAGTAAGTCTGCTTCAGTTGTTGACGCCATCATTGTGTCGCACAGCTGAATAATTACTTTCCAAATAGCTAATATCACCAGTTCCAATGAAAACGATTCCAGACTCAGTCTGGCATCAAGCTGTAACCATCACAAAATTGTCAGCAgtgaaatttcctttttttttattaggAAAATAAGGACATTCATGTTTCTAACAATGGTGTATTTGCCACATTAGTTGAAAGGTTTCTTTCTAAAGCCTTAGATGGAATATTGATGTGTGATG contains:
- the LOC122012070 gene encoding 50S ribosomal protein L11-like, whose protein sequence is MAAAMAASLPLSAYASPSPTNSRRSLSSSFLPPLFAISPSSSSFSPSLRSRRPPLPVRAMAPPKPSGKAKKVVGIIKLALEAAKATPAPPVGPALGSKGVNIMAFCKEYNAKTADKAGYVIPVEITVFDDKSFTFILKTPPASVLLLKAAGIEKGSKDPQQEKVGKVTIEQLRAIATEKLPDLNCTSIESAMRIIAGTAANMGIEVDPPVLEPKKKAAI